The Hujiaoplasma nucleasis DNA window TTTAAGGTCTGGTGAAGTGATCAACAAGTCTGAAAAACTTGATAAGGATGAAAGTTTTGAAAATCTAGAAATAAATGATTTTAAAAACCATAAACGAGCTTTTTTAAAGATACAAGACGGCTGTAATAATTTTTGTACATACTGTATTATTCCATATACTAGGGGGAGAATTAGATCGAAATCACGGGATATTATTTTACAAGAAGTCAAAGAACTCGTGAAAAATGGTCATGTTGAAGTTGTACTGACTGGAATTCATACTGGAGGTTATGGTGAAGATTTAAAATCCTATAGTTTTTCAGATTTATTAGCTGATTTGGAAAAAATTCATGGTTTAAAAAGAATTAGAATATCCTCGATTGAAATTACAGAGCTAGATTCTGAAGTTCTTGAAGTAATAAAGAATTCTAATAAAATTGTCAATCACCTTCATATTCCTTTACAAAGTGGAAGTGAAAGAATATTGAAGTTAATGAATCGAAAGTACACCAAGGCAGAATATTTACGCAAGATTCAAGAAATTAGACAAGTTTTTGGTGAAATTGCCATTACTACAGATGTTATCGTTGGTTTTCCTTCAGAAAGCCAAGAAGATTTTCAAGAAGCCTATGATTTTATTAAGTCGATTGGTTTTCAAGAACTGCATGTTTTTCCTTATTCTAGAAGACAAGGAACTCCTGCAGATAAAATGAAAAATCAGATTGATAAGTCTGTTAAGAAAGAAAGGGTACACCTTCTAATCGAACTCAGCAATCAATTAAAGAAATCCTATTATGAATCACAATTGAACTCTATAAAATCAGTGATCGTTGAGCAAGAAAAAGATGGATACCTATTTGGTCATACCAGTGACTATATTTCTGTTAAATTTGTAGGTCAAAAAGCGCTTTTAGGCCAATTAATCGATGTTGAATTAAGTGAAATGGATTTCCCCAACATTATTGGAACCATAAAAAAAATAACAACTTAAGCTGTTATTTTTTTAATTTCTCTACAATTTCATATTTGATGATATGTTTGTTGTCATGATTTTCCAGTTCATAAGGCTTGGCTTGGTCTATATATTGTGGGAGTTCATAAACATAAGCAATCATATCAAAAAGTAGTTGATGTTTGTTTAATTGTTTTTTTAACTTGTTAAATGAGTCTTTTATGTAGTATTTACCTAATTGTTGGTTTTGATCATCTTTGAATATAAAGACCAACTTGTTACGTTTCATATTGGGAGTAATGATGCTTTTCTTTTCTACCAAATCATTTAAACTATCTTGATAGAATTTAAAGTAACGTTTAATTTTTTTCTTGCCCCTATTTTTAAGAGTTTTATATGTGTTGGATTGATCAGTAATATAGCGGTTATAAAGGATATCAATTAATACATTAGCGTTATAGTTTTTTTCTTTATGTTTTATAATTGCTTTTAAAGATTTTTTATAACGTCTTACATTTAAATTTCTTTTTAAGAAAAAAATTATAAGGAAGCTGATTATAATAGCAAGAATAATAATGATGCTCAATGTAATGATGTCTTTTTGTTCAATGGCTAATATCATTTAGACCTCCTTATTCCTTGTCATATGTTTACATTTTACCATAGTAGCTAAATTTTTAGAATAATCAA harbors:
- the mtaB gene encoding tRNA (N(6)-L-threonylcarbamoyladenosine(37)-C(2))-methylthiotransferase MtaB, with product MKVAFYTLGCKVNAYETEAILELFKNQGYEIVDYDDFSDVYIINSCMVTNSGERKSKQIIRRPISINPNAIIIVMGCLSQLKAKQMLDIPGVKIVLGTKNRHLIIDYLNEYLRSGEVINKSEKLDKDESFENLEINDFKNHKRAFLKIQDGCNNFCTYCIIPYTRGRIRSKSRDIILQEVKELVKNGHVEVVLTGIHTGGYGEDLKSYSFSDLLADLEKIHGLKRIRISSIEITELDSEVLEVIKNSNKIVNHLHIPLQSGSERILKLMNRKYTKAEYLRKIQEIRQVFGEIAITTDVIVGFPSESQEDFQEAYDFIKSIGFQELHVFPYSRRQGTPADKMKNQIDKSVKKERVHLLIELSNQLKKSYYESQLNSIKSVIVEQEKDGYLFGHTSDYISVKFVGQKALLGQLIDVELSEMDFPNIIGTIKKITT